In Indicator indicator isolate 239-I01 chromosome 7, UM_Iind_1.1, whole genome shotgun sequence, the sequence TTTGGCCATTGTGTAATTCATGACTGTTTTTAAAATCCACTATTTCATAATCCAGTGTTGGTTGTTGGTAGTTTTTGTAGTCACTTGTATGTAAATGGCTGTTActaaatagaaatatttctagTAGAAACTGTCACTCATTTTCATCTGTGGTGTGGCTGGGTTCCTTGAACAGCAGGCCTTCTACCTACTTTAAATTCTGACTGCAGTTGTAGGGCCACGGTTTCTAAAACTGTTAAAGCCAGGACCAATGCCATGCACATTGTATCAGCCCAGTCTTAGCTCTTAGGTAGTAAGATGCAGTGTCTCAGCCTTGAGTGCTGATCCGATCTCAAAGAGAATTAAAATGGCTTCTGACAAgttttgttaattaaaaaaaaaacccacaaaacaaaacaaaaaaccccagtcaAAAACAACACatccaaagcaaaacaatacaaaaatcccccaaaagaTACTTAGTTGCTAAGCAACTTGCAGTAGTGCCCTGCTGATTATGTTTAGAGGATTCATAGGGCTCATGGGCTCCCACATTAGTGTGGGATGAGGCACCCTTTTATCAAAACACTGCCACAAGGACATGTAGTTCTCACTCTTATCTTTACAGTGTGTTGTAGAAGAAAAGGTTACTCCCAATGTTTTatgcagacagaaagaaaagagacagTGAGTCAACATCCCAGGCACATTTTTACATGGGCTCTCTTCTGTAGTGGTCACCTCTAGGTCCAGTGGAAGGCCTGTTCTTATGCagcaaataataacaaaaaaggcTAGTTTCTTTGGAGGTGGTGTTGAGGTGAGCAGTAGTTCACtctctgttttatttcttaaattatttttcaatagTTGAGGGTGGAGAAGATAAGTGGAATGAGGAAGAGGATGTtgctgaagagagcctgaggcAGTGAGGAGGCTTGAATAGGAACCATTAGGCTTGGGAAACTACTTTAGGAAGATAAAAATCTGATAAATATTCATAAACTAAGGTGAAACTGAAGTCTTCACAGAACTGTGATAGATATCAGCACTTTAAGCAAGCCTGAAATGTTTTAACATTAGTCACTTAAAtgtctgttttaaaaaattgtatattttatgtttatttgaataaaatatttgcattctTACAGCAAGATGAAAAAGTTAAATTAAACTCCTGTAGATCTAGGTCACATTTAGACCtaaatgcaaaataaacagGAGGTATAACAAAAGTGAGGGCCTGCATTTGTGTGtatttgaaaaaggaaaattaactcGTTATGGATAAATTTTAGTGAATTTGCTAATAATCATGATTACCAAGGTAATAAGTTTCTGTGTTCTGGAACCTGACCATGGAGTGTTTTGCAGTTAGCTCTATTTATTGGTCCCTGGGTGATGGTCAGAATCATTAGTCCTATAGTGAATCACCCAAACTAGTTTGATGCatacaagaaacaaaacctgtTAATTCATGTAGACCTGTGAGAGGTTTTGTATCCGAAGCGTTACAGTTCACCTCTTAACCccattttaagaaataaaaggagaCCTGTGGTGGTCAGTGAAATGTATTTTCAAGGTAGGTCTGGTAGATACACATAGTATTTGCActtgtttcttctgctttccctgTTCCCTTCCACAAGAATAGTGACAAATATGTGGAGCACTGCAGTATGTAGAGTGGCCTGACCTGAGAGGTTTTCGAATAGCTCCTTATTAATTGGAGTTTATCTGTTGCAGGAACAAAGAAGAAAGCATGTCCAGGACTTGGTCTGTTTTACACCGTACTGTCTGCCTTCCTTTTCTCAGTGGCCtctttatttcttaaaaaaatagaagatgTACATTCAGTGGAAGTGAGTGCATTTCGATGTGTTTTCCAAATGGCATTCGTTCTTCCGGGTTTAATATACTACAAGTAAGTGTAGAAAACAATTAAACTTTAAGTTAtttcttaaaaatatatttggaaTTATGACTCACTTAGATCAGACTGCAATATGATTTTAATTTAGACATCAGCTGCATTACTGCATTGTTTTGCATTAGCAGATAGTTCCTTGATACagttcagaaaatggaaagccTTAGAATCCCTGAGTTGTAGGGGTTTCTACAGGGATGATATCAAATGTATCGATCTTCCATAAACTGATGCTCCTAAGAAATAGCAGGTAACTTAAGGTACTCTTGGGTTCTTTTGCAAGCAAAAAAATCAATAGCTAGAAAAACACAGTTCTTTGTTTTAGGGGGGTAACGGGAATAAATTGGTGAGTGAGTGGACAGTTAAAGATTTTTGATATTTGGTGTAAATTCCTCATCTAGAAAGGTATGTATAATCTAGGAAGGTGTGTACATCTAGATGTGATTAGAATGTTGGTCATGAAGTATGTGAGCTAGTGACGTTAATATGtcctttctgtttttcagaacaGGGTTTTTGGGACCAAAAGGtaaaagaatttttcttttcttccgaGGACTCCTTGGCTCTAGTGCAATGATCCTTATCTACTATGCCTTCCAAGTCATGCCACTAGCTGATGCCACTGTTATAACTTTTAGCAGTCCTGTTTTTACATCGTTGCTGGCATGGATCTTTCTTAAAGAGAAATACAGTCTTTGGGATCTTCTGTTTACCCTCTTCGCAGTCACTGGAGTGGTTCTTATTGCCAGACCACCGTTTCTGTTTGGGTCAAACATTACAGGGATTGAAGGAAGTTACACAGACCACATTAAAGGAACTATAGCAGCAATTACAAGCACAGTATCTGGAGCTTCGACTTTTGTTATAATAAGGAAGGTGGGAAAATCTGTGCATTATTTTTTGTCAATTTGGTATTATGCAGTCATTGGTTTAATTGGATGTGTCATAGCGTTATTTGTTATGAATGAATGGAGTTTACCATCGTGTGGCAGAGATAGGGTTCTTCTAATATTAATAGGactgttagggttagggggtcAGATATTTCTCACAAAAGCATTACAAATAGAGAAAGCTGGACCTGTAGCCATAATGAAAACTATGGATGtggtgtttgcttttattttacagaTTCTTTTTCTCAATCACTTGCCGACCTGGTGGACTGTGGGTGGTGCCCTTTGTGTAGTAGCTAGCAGTTCTGGAACTGCCATTCGTAAGTGGCGGCAAAGCTTGAAAAAAGCTAAACAAAATGAAATCTGACACTAAACAAAATGAAGACTGATACTAATTCATTACAGAAACAAGCAATCTTGAAATATATATACAATatttattcttatttatttaaaatatctcAATTTGCCAAATTGTAGTGCCAAGCTATGTCAAATAAAATAAGCTGATTTTTCTTAAAAACCAAAGTTTAAGGTGTTTTAACAACTGATTAGCTATATGTAGGCATGCAAACATGAGAAGTAGAAAGTTATTTAAAAGTTGCTTCCTTCCTATCAGAAGTGGACAATAGgccttttgctttaattttcctAAAATTCCTGATTTTCCCCTTCTTAGACCCTTTCTTTATCCTTCTTCCAGATTTATTTAATCCTGTTCTGCGCTCAATTGTCAGAGAGATTGCAGTACAAAAGTTAGAAAAGAATGAGGAATTATAATCCTATAAACATCCAATGTTTATAGAACAGATAAGGCTTGCACATTTACAAGGTTTCTGAgttggctttgttttattttctgttttgttcttcaAAAAACAGATGCCAAATGgggatttatttttcatttggattCTAAAAGAAAGGCATTTTCATCTTTCAAAGAAATAGCAAGAGAAAACTGACTTGTAAAATTTATCTCTTGGTTTtcctttaataaaaaaaaaatgtttgtactTGCTTTACAAACATAATGAAACCACctaatatttttaaagtcatCTTCCCAATAGACATGTCTTTAGTTGCTACAGTCTCAGTCATGAGAGAGAACAGTTAGTTTTATACTGCTCATAAATGAGCCATTTCTTGTGGTACGCAATGCCACTTAACCATGGTATAGTTGTACTATCGCTGCACTTTATTCTATGCAAAAgattatatttttaaagtatttaatgTAGGTTATCTTAAATGCTACTTAGGACTCTTTTATTTAGATTCTTTTGTATGAAAGTTCTTTATTAGACCAATTTTTAAGTCTGCTTGGTCTTCATAAAGTTATTTACAATAAGGCATTTGCCCATTTCCTAAGAATTTACAAGAGTGCAGAGTAATTAGAGTTTAACAGAAAATGCAGGTTGGCCAATGTCGTAGCAGGGATTCTACAGAACAGGCTTGAGGAGAGCTAGGTGGGAGGGTGAAGCTCTGCATAAACAAGTCATGACACAGGGGCATCTGCACTAcatcaggcagtgctggtgggcagcttCAGTCCCATTTCTCCATGTGGCCCTTTCAAATCTGCCTTTAGTCACTTCTCTTATGTGTCTTCTCTCTTTTATAGGCTTTATCTTGATAGCAACAAATACTAAGAAAAAAAGGCTTGTGTTATTTATCATAGTGTCCTTCATGATCGAGGTGTTTAGTAGGTAGGGGGATATTCTGAAATGGAGTCTTACATACTTTTGGGTCTTGTATTAGTGCTCAAAGAAAATTTTAAGTTATATCTTTATTTGGTCCTTTGCATGATGAGGTGGCTTTCAGTTATTTACTcactgtatctttttttttttctgctatgtTCTGCAGACTtgatgtactttttttttcccttttaaatcaTGAAATGTGGCaaatgtttgggttgggttgggtttggtttggtttgtaatTTACACATCTTATGTATCTTTTATTTTGCCAGTAAGCTTCCATTGTGGCAGGGCAGATCTAGGGACTTTGGTCCCAAAGCACTGGAGTGTGTATAGTACCTTGGGACACATGTGGATGTGAGGAGCCATCTTTGTGCAAGATTCTGTACATAAACCAGCAGCACCCCGAGTCCACATATGTTTATGGACATAAGCAGATTCTACTTGAGTGACAGAATCAGTTCCTGCTTATAGCTGTCtattctctgcttctcctgaggGCTGAAGTTCAGCTACTGCTGTCAAGGTCAGGAGTAGTATGAAACTGCTTTCAGGTCTCTTAAAGTCTGACATAATACTAAAATTCCAGTTTTGCACCCGTTTTGCTTAATACCTGAAATTTTAAACTggaattttttcttctgttcagccATCACTGCCATTGAGCAACAGCTttcagaggagggaagga encodes:
- the SLC35G1 gene encoding solute carrier family 35 member G1 — encoded protein: MRRRPGACRLEKPVASQASGVLMVLCQGGEAAAVSAAGGKEPEVPLSQEDGAGTGQPCLCPAAGIEAAGAEERRVCGCCSGLPWPRCCKAPGEEGETKKACPGLGLFYTVLSAFLFSVASLFLKKIEDVHSVEVSAFRCVFQMAFVLPGLIYYKTGFLGPKGKRIFLFFRGLLGSSAMILIYYAFQVMPLADATVITFSSPVFTSLLAWIFLKEKYSLWDLLFTLFAVTGVVLIARPPFLFGSNITGIEGSYTDHIKGTIAAITSTVSGASTFVIIRKVGKSVHYFLSIWYYAVIGLIGCVIALFVMNEWSLPSCGRDRVLLILIGLLGLGGQIFLTKALQIEKAGPVAIMKTMDVVFAFILQILFLNHLPTWWTVGGALCVVASSSGTAIRKWRQSLKKAKQNEI